A stretch of Bacillus pseudomycoides DNA encodes these proteins:
- the nirD gene encoding nitrite reductase small subunit NirD, protein MLQTKEKIKIIRAEDLPVQIGKEVRIKDLSIALFRLSNGDIRAVENRCPHKNGPLAEGIVSGEFVFCPLHDWKISLITGEVQKPDDGCIQTYEVEIIDGDIYIYM, encoded by the coding sequence ATGTTACAAACGAAAGAGAAAATCAAAATAATACGTGCCGAAGATCTTCCCGTACAAATCGGTAAGGAAGTGCGAATAAAGGACTTGTCCATCGCCTTATTTCGCCTTTCAAATGGCGATATTCGCGCCGTAGAAAATCGATGTCCTCATAAAAACGGGCCTTTAGCAGAAGGCATTGTTTCTGGTGAGTTTGTCTTCTGTCCGTTACACGACTGGAAGATTTCATTAATAACAGGTGAAGTTCAAAAACCTGATGATGGTTGTATTCAAACGTATGAAGTAGAAATTATTGACGGTGATATTTATATATACATGTAG
- a CDS encoding substrate-binding domain-containing protein translates to MKRESEESSMEHHSYTTEEVANRLKVSKLTVYDLIKKGELPSYRIGRQMRIDASDLEQYIKQMKTGKVPTVSMKLEKKNRESSCVISGQELTLDMLAKHLERLLPGSSMLRAYQGSLMSLIKMSQGEGSIVSLHLFDGDTREYNIPYVKRILVGQPCIVVNLLARNVGFYVQKGNPKGIQTWADLSNSSIQFVNRDKGSGIRVLVDEQVRIQNLAKANIQGYDWEESSHLGVASQIANGKADVGVGAEKVAQIVNVDFLPLIQEQYDLVILKNKENEQLIEAIKEILQSTEFQNELRAIGGYDISKTGQIIYETN, encoded by the coding sequence ATGAAAAGAGAAAGTGAGGAATCGTCTATGGAGCATCATTCCTACACAACGGAAGAGGTAGCAAATCGATTAAAGGTTTCAAAGTTAACAGTGTATGATTTAATTAAAAAAGGCGAACTACCTTCTTATAGAATTGGTAGACAAATGCGCATTGATGCGTCAGATTTAGAACAATATATTAAGCAAATGAAAACAGGGAAAGTACCGACTGTTTCTATGAAACTAGAGAAGAAAAATAGAGAATCTTCCTGTGTAATTAGTGGGCAAGAACTAACATTAGATATGCTAGCGAAACATCTTGAAAGACTTTTACCAGGTTCTAGCATGCTCAGAGCTTATCAAGGAAGTTTAATGAGCTTAATTAAAATGTCTCAAGGAGAAGGAAGTATTGTTAGTTTACATTTGTTTGATGGAGATACAAGAGAATATAACATTCCATATGTAAAACGAATTTTAGTTGGACAGCCATGTATTGTGGTCAACTTATTAGCGAGAAATGTTGGATTTTATGTTCAAAAAGGAAATCCAAAAGGAATACAAACATGGGCTGACTTAAGTAATTCATCGATTCAATTTGTGAATCGTGATAAAGGATCCGGAATTCGTGTACTAGTAGATGAACAAGTGAGAATTCAAAATTTAGCGAAAGCAAATATTCAAGGATATGATTGGGAAGAGTCTAGTCATCTTGGTGTTGCCTCTCAGATTGCTAATGGGAAAGCCGATGTCGGCGTAGGAGCAGAAAAGGTAGCGCAAATTGTGAATGTAGATTTTCTTCCACTTATACAGGAACAATATGACTTGGTAATCTTAAAAAACAAAGAAAATGAACAACTCATTGAAGCGATAAAAGAAATATTGCAATCTACAGAATTTCAAAATGAACTACGAGCCATCGGTGGGTACGATATAAGTAAAACGGGTCAAATCATATATGAAACAAATTGA
- the nirB gene encoding nitrite reductase large subunit NirB produces MKKRLVMIGNGMAGIRCIEEILKQDPELYDITIFGDEPHPNYNRIMLSHVLQGKTNIQDIIMNEYNWYKENDITLYTNEKVINIDREEQAIVTDKRRIVMYDKLIIATGSSAFILPVEGSQLPGVTGFRTIEDTQFMMDTAKQYKKAVVIGGGLLGLEAARGLIDLGMDVHVVHLMPYLMEQQLDAKASSLLREDLEAQGMKFLMEKKTVKIIGTDHVEGIQFEDGSIVACDLIVMAVGIRPNTHLAKDAGLLVNRGIVTNDYMQTDDESIYAVGECAEHNGIAYGLVAPLYEQGAILAKHITNAQTDGYSGSIVGTQLKVAGCDLFSAGQIYEDAKAKAISIFNECTRSYKKVLIRDNKVVGVVLYGDTTEGTRLFSMLKKEEDIQEYTPASLLHKAGEESGLDVASMSADDTVCGCNGVTKGTIVHAILEQDLTTFEEVKGCTKAAGSCGKCRPLVEQILSHTLGDSFDASAQSVGMCGCTTLSRDEVVTAIHEKGLKSPKEVRNVLGFAHEDGCSKCRPALNYYLRMARPEEYTDDKSSRFVNERMNGNIQHDGTFSVIPRMYGGVTTADDLMKIAEVAKKYDVPLVKITGASRIGLYGVKKEDLPKVWADLDMTSGYAYSKSLRNVKSCVGSRFCRFGTKDSLGLGMLLEQSLEMVDTPHKMKMGVTGCPRNCAEALTKDFGVVCVENGFQLYIGGNGGTEVREADFVMIVPTEEDVLHIATAYVQHYRETGIYGERTAPWVERMGLDHIKEVLQDEDMVSMLNDRFHRARNTYEEAWGQALETQSLKAMYEVETVK; encoded by the coding sequence ATGAAAAAACGTTTAGTCATGATCGGAAATGGTATGGCCGGTATACGCTGCATTGAGGAGATTTTAAAACAAGATCCAGAGCTTTATGACATTACTATTTTTGGTGATGAACCTCATCCAAACTACAACCGCATTATGTTATCTCACGTCTTACAAGGAAAAACAAATATCCAAGATATCATTATGAACGAATACAATTGGTACAAAGAAAATGACATTACACTGTATACAAATGAAAAGGTAATAAATATTGATCGGGAAGAACAAGCCATTGTTACAGACAAAAGACGTATTGTCATGTATGACAAACTTATTATTGCAACAGGTTCTAGCGCTTTCATCTTACCTGTTGAAGGTTCACAGCTTCCAGGTGTAACAGGATTTCGTACAATTGAAGATACACAATTTATGATGGATACTGCTAAGCAATATAAAAAAGCTGTTGTCATAGGCGGCGGATTGCTTGGTTTAGAGGCCGCACGAGGGCTTATTGATTTAGGAATGGACGTACATGTTGTCCATTTAATGCCTTACTTAATGGAACAACAACTCGACGCTAAAGCCTCTTCATTACTACGTGAAGATTTAGAAGCACAAGGTATGAAGTTTCTTATGGAAAAGAAAACCGTAAAAATTATTGGTACTGACCACGTTGAAGGAATCCAATTTGAGGATGGCAGTATTGTAGCATGTGATTTAATTGTAATGGCTGTCGGAATACGTCCCAATACACACTTAGCTAAAGACGCTGGCTTACTTGTGAACCGCGGTATTGTGACAAATGACTATATGCAAACAGACGATGAATCCATCTATGCAGTTGGTGAATGTGCCGAACATAATGGTATTGCCTATGGTCTTGTCGCTCCTTTATACGAACAAGGTGCCATACTAGCAAAACATATAACGAACGCACAAACAGACGGATATTCAGGTAGTATTGTCGGTACTCAACTTAAAGTTGCAGGGTGCGATTTATTCTCTGCTGGACAAATTTATGAAGATGCTAAGGCAAAAGCAATCTCAATCTTTAATGAATGTACTCGTTCCTATAAAAAAGTATTAATTCGTGACAATAAAGTCGTCGGTGTTGTTTTATATGGAGATACCACTGAAGGTACACGTCTCTTTAGCATGTTAAAAAAGGAAGAAGATATACAAGAATACACACCGGCATCTCTACTTCACAAAGCTGGTGAAGAAAGCGGACTTGACGTTGCAAGCATGAGTGCTGATGATACTGTTTGTGGATGTAACGGTGTGACAAAAGGAACGATTGTTCATGCCATTTTGGAGCAAGATTTAACAACTTTTGAAGAAGTGAAAGGTTGTACAAAAGCTGCTGGATCATGTGGTAAATGTCGTCCACTTGTTGAACAAATTTTATCTCATACACTCGGGGATAGCTTCGATGCATCTGCACAATCTGTTGGTATGTGCGGGTGTACAACTTTATCACGTGATGAAGTTGTCACAGCAATTCATGAGAAGGGTTTGAAATCGCCTAAAGAAGTACGAAATGTCCTCGGCTTTGCACATGAAGATGGCTGTTCAAAATGCCGCCCTGCATTAAACTACTACTTGCGTATGGCACGTCCAGAAGAATATACAGATGATAAATCATCTCGCTTCGTGAACGAAAGAATGAACGGTAATATTCAGCATGATGGTACATTTTCTGTTATTCCTCGCATGTACGGTGGTGTTACTACTGCGGATGATTTAATGAAAATCGCCGAAGTTGCAAAGAAATACGATGTACCGCTCGTAAAAATAACAGGTGCGAGTCGAATTGGCTTATACGGTGTTAAGAAAGAAGATTTACCAAAGGTTTGGGCCGATCTCGATATGACATCCGGTTATGCTTATTCAAAATCCCTTCGTAATGTAAAATCATGCGTTGGTTCTCGCTTCTGTCGTTTTGGTACGAAAGATTCGTTAGGACTTGGTATGTTACTGGAACAGTCGTTAGAAATGGTAGATACACCACATAAAATGAAAATGGGTGTAACGGGTTGTCCACGTAACTGCGCAGAAGCATTAACGAAAGACTTCGGCGTCGTTTGTGTTGAAAATGGATTCCAGCTTTATATTGGCGGTAACGGTGGTACAGAAGTTCGTGAAGCTGATTTTGTCATGATTGTCCCTACCGAAGAAGATGTACTTCATATTGCTACGGCTTATGTACAACATTACCGTGAAACTGGTATTTACGGTGAACGAACAGCTCCTTGGGTGGAACGAATGGGCTTAGATCACATAAAAGAAGTGCTGCAAGATGAAGATATGGTCTCTATGCTAAATGATCGTTTCCATAGAGCGCGTAACACATATGAAGAAGCTTGGGGACAAGCACTAGAAACTCAGTCACTAAAAGCCATGTATGAAGTAGAAACTGTAAAGTAA
- a CDS encoding precorrin-2 dehydrogenase: MHNIYPIMCNLQGKTVVIIGGGKIAYRKTAGLKNTGAFVTVVSPNICEEMKTLSYITWKQKTFSEEDIKDAHLIYAATNYHDVNMMVKQAAHEFQWVNVVSDGKESSFHTPAIIRNDEYVISISTSGKHPSYAKRIKQKLMQILPQIIK, from the coding sequence ATGCATAACATCTATCCTATTATGTGTAATCTACAGGGCAAAACTGTTGTAATTATAGGTGGTGGAAAAATTGCGTACCGAAAGACAGCTGGATTAAAAAATACAGGAGCTTTTGTCACTGTGGTGAGTCCAAATATTTGTGAAGAAATGAAGACCCTTTCCTACATTACGTGGAAACAAAAAACATTTTCAGAAGAAGATATTAAAGATGCACACCTCATCTATGCTGCAACAAATTACCATGATGTAAATATGATGGTTAAACAAGCAGCACATGAATTTCAATGGGTTAATGTCGTCAGTGATGGAAAAGAATCCTCCTTTCATACACCCGCAATCATTCGAAATGACGAATATGTTATAAGCATCTCAACTTCTGGTAAGCATCCATCCTATGCAAAACGAATCAAGCAAAAACTAATGCAGATCCTTCCACAAATTATCAAATAA
- a CDS encoding uroporphyrin-III C-methyltransferase, whose protein sequence is MKGYVYLVGAGPGDEGLITKKAIDCLKKADVVLYDRLLNPSLLRYTKPACEFVYCGKMPTNHIMRQEMINMHLIQSAKEGKIVVRLKGGDPSIFGRVGEEATALAEENISYEIVPGITSSVAASAYAGIPLTHRNYSNSVTLLTGHTKGAISDQVNYSALLNSDTIAFYMGVKNLPVICENLLQTGRTKDTPVAVIEWGTTGKQRVVTGTLSTIVDSVKKEHISNPSMTIVGEVVSLRKQIAWQERKSLHGKKVLFASATNKTSILAQRLQAAGAEVYQIPTFKKQEHQLTSDQLCEIFNAERLVFCSPESIEILLQSCVWHQKDIRSLQATLQHMNSATQKALMQYGLLSKSARFSTETTIYLGRNINRIAIIQEKTGAGSYIMTHEYNIDHRFDEIHTRTLTEFAWDSIVFEGRAAIDTFISEVKRLNCVDILHLPFSYADELTLQYANKVGFQHVDQQLQSIINEKEVVER, encoded by the coding sequence ATGAAAGGATACGTATATTTAGTTGGTGCAGGACCTGGTGATGAAGGACTGATTACAAAAAAGGCAATAGATTGTCTAAAAAAAGCAGATGTTGTTTTATATGATCGCTTATTGAATCCAAGTTTACTTCGCTATACGAAGCCAGCATGTGAATTCGTTTACTGCGGGAAAATGCCAACAAATCATATTATGCGACAAGAAATGATTAACATGCATTTAATTCAGTCTGCCAAAGAAGGTAAAATTGTCGTCCGCTTAAAGGGCGGAGATCCATCTATTTTTGGACGCGTCGGTGAAGAAGCAACCGCCTTAGCTGAAGAAAACATTTCATATGAGATTGTCCCAGGTATTACATCTAGTGTTGCTGCTAGTGCGTATGCCGGCATCCCTCTTACCCATCGTAACTATAGTAATAGTGTAACGTTGTTAACTGGTCATACAAAAGGAGCAATTAGCGACCAAGTCAATTACAGTGCTCTCTTAAACAGCGATACAATTGCCTTCTACATGGGCGTTAAAAACTTACCAGTAATTTGTGAAAACTTATTGCAAACAGGGCGAACAAAAGATACTCCTGTAGCAGTCATTGAATGGGGGACAACTGGCAAACAACGAGTTGTTACAGGTACACTCTCTACAATCGTTGATTCCGTAAAAAAAGAACATATTTCCAATCCTTCGATGACCATTGTTGGTGAGGTTGTATCTTTGCGTAAACAAATCGCTTGGCAAGAACGCAAATCACTACACGGAAAAAAAGTTTTATTTGCCTCTGCAACAAACAAAACAAGTATACTGGCACAAAGGTTACAAGCAGCTGGAGCAGAAGTATATCAAATTCCAACTTTCAAAAAGCAGGAACATCAGCTAACATCCGATCAACTCTGTGAAATATTTAACGCCGAACGCCTTGTTTTCTGCTCACCTGAAAGCATTGAAATCTTGTTACAATCATGCGTTTGGCATCAAAAGGATATTCGCTCCTTACAAGCAACACTACAACATATGAATAGCGCTACACAAAAAGCACTTATGCAGTACGGATTATTAAGTAAATCAGCAAGATTCTCTACCGAAACAACTATTTACTTAGGACGAAATATCAACCGTATTGCCATCATTCAAGAAAAAACAGGTGCAGGTTCTTATATCATGACACATGAATATAACATTGATCATCGTTTTGATGAAATTCATACACGTACGCTAACTGAATTCGCGTGGGATAGTATCGTATTTGAAGGCCGCGCTGCAATTGATACGTTTATATCCGAAGTAAAGCGCCTTAACTGCGTAGATATTCTTCATTTGCCATTTTCCTATGCCGATGAACTCACTTTACAATATGCAAATAAGGTCGGATTCCAACATGTCGATCAGCAACTGCAATCTATCATCAATGAGAAAGAAGTGGTGGAAAGGTGA
- a CDS encoding 1-acyl-sn-glycerol-3-phosphate acyltransferase, protein MYKSITFLLKYIFKTVGKVEVQGREKLPEGGPYVVACTHTSFMDVLMLAAGMHPTEIHYMAKKELFESKFTNWFFKNVNAFPVDRANPGPSTLKIPSRLLKDGKVVGIFPSGTRSTEDVSLKAGAVTIAMRSNVPLVPAAYVGPSSVKELMKGKRAQLIFGDPIQREAGETVDRKTAMKMMMDQLNETFEELTETLKKNSK, encoded by the coding sequence ATGTATAAATCAATTACATTTTTGTTGAAATATATATTTAAAACGGTTGGAAAAGTAGAGGTTCAAGGAAGAGAGAAATTACCTGAAGGTGGACCATATGTTGTTGCTTGTACACATACAAGTTTTATGGATGTTTTAATGTTAGCGGCAGGCATGCACCCAACAGAAATTCATTATATGGCGAAAAAAGAATTGTTTGAAAGTAAGTTTACAAATTGGTTTTTTAAGAATGTAAATGCTTTTCCGGTAGATCGTGCAAACCCAGGACCAAGTACATTAAAAATTCCATCCCGTTTATTAAAAGACGGTAAAGTAGTAGGGATTTTTCCAAGTGGAACGAGATCAACTGAGGACGTTTCTTTGAAAGCAGGAGCTGTTACAATCGCAATGCGCTCTAATGTTCCTTTAGTACCGGCAGCTTATGTTGGACCATCAAGTGTCAAAGAATTAATGAAAGGGAAAAGGGCACAATTGATTTTCGGTGATCCAATTCAAAGAGAAGCAGGAGAGACAGTGGATCGAAAAACAGCAATGAAAATGATGATGGATCAATTGAACGAAACATTTGAAGAACTAACAGAAACATTAAAAAAAAATAGCAAATAG
- a CDS encoding DUF3948 family protein — translation MNHTITFNKVDFIGLASGAALLTAFIYALAQGLVL, via the coding sequence ATGAATCATACAATTACATTTAACAAAGTAGACTTTATCGGACTTGCAAGCGGCGCGGCTCTTCTTACAGCTTTTATTTACGCACTTGCTCAAGGTCTTGTCCTATAA
- the modA gene encoding molybdate ABC transporter substrate-binding protein yields the protein MNKFTLRYIGVFILSFLLLFSAACTSGEKKEKTNAKEEKAVELTISAAASLQDAFKEIEKQYKQKEPNIKLSFNFGSSGALQQQIEQGAPADLFFSAAEDKFQTLVKKGFINEKEGKNLLGNELVLVVPKESSVKTFQELKEEKVKKLAIGTPESVPAGKYAKAALTHENLWNELQNKIVPTKDVRQVLTYVETGNVDAGIVYKTDALISDKVKIANTAPANSHEPIHYPVGVIKESKHKKEATSFYEYLQSKDAQSIFKKYGFTILS from the coding sequence ATGAACAAATTTACATTACGGTACATTGGGGTATTCATACTTTCTTTCCTTCTTCTATTTAGTGCCGCTTGCACAAGTGGAGAAAAGAAAGAAAAAACAAATGCTAAAGAAGAAAAAGCTGTTGAACTGACAATATCTGCGGCTGCAAGTTTACAAGATGCTTTCAAAGAAATTGAAAAACAATATAAACAGAAAGAACCAAATATAAAACTTTCCTTTAACTTTGGTAGTTCTGGTGCACTTCAGCAACAAATTGAACAAGGTGCTCCTGCTGATCTATTCTTCTCTGCCGCAGAAGATAAATTTCAAACGCTTGTAAAAAAAGGATTTATTAATGAAAAAGAGGGAAAAAACCTTCTTGGAAACGAACTTGTTTTAGTTGTTCCAAAAGAAAGCTCCGTTAAAACATTTCAAGAGTTAAAAGAAGAAAAAGTGAAGAAACTAGCAATCGGTACACCGGAATCTGTCCCAGCCGGAAAATACGCAAAGGCCGCTCTTACACATGAAAATCTATGGAATGAACTTCAAAATAAAATTGTACCTACAAAAGATGTTCGCCAAGTATTAACATATGTAGAAACAGGAAATGTAGATGCTGGAATTGTATACAAAACCGATGCCCTTATTTCAGACAAAGTAAAAATTGCAAATACAGCACCTGCTAATTCTCATGAACCGATTCACTATCCAGTAGGAGTTATAAAAGAATCCAAACATAAGAAAGAGGCGACTTCATTTTATGAATATTTACAGTCAAAAGATGCACAATCTATCTTTAAAAAATATGGATTTACAATCCTATCGTAA
- a CDS encoding YrzO family protein, with the protein MLESLLFFFAIGIACELAAINRNGRKKIKQQAEMIQLLKELHERKA; encoded by the coding sequence ATGTTAGAGAGTTTATTGTTTTTCTTTGCGATTGGAATTGCCTGTGAGCTGGCAGCGATTAATCGAAATGGTCGTAAGAAGATAAAACAACAAGCAGAAATGATACAGCTTTTAAAAGAATTACATGAAAGAAAAGCATAA
- a CDS encoding DUF3948 family protein produces MNNITFNKVDFIELASGSALLTAFIYAATLI; encoded by the coding sequence ATGAATAACATTACGTTTAATAAGGTAGATTTTATTGAATTAGCTAGCGGCTCAGCTCTTCTTACAGCTTTCATTTATGCTGCTACGCTCATATAA
- a CDS encoding TatD family hydrolase has product MKWIDSHIHLDQYKNTERMKLIDDVKRSSEIAGLIAVSMNYRSCQQTLSLAKHHPFVHSALGFHPEQMINKKECEEIYKLIEANVEQLVAIGEVGLPYYLRQEKKDIMVGPYIEILEKFVALAKRYELPIVLHAVYEDADIVCNLLEQYKVSRAHFHWFKGSKETMERMIQNGYYISITPDILQKEKIRKIVSFYPLDYMMVETDGPWEFQAGIMTHPCMIEDVLKEISLIKNISIDKVAEQIYQNTVQFYGKR; this is encoded by the coding sequence ATGAAGTGGATTGATAGTCATATACATTTGGATCAATATAAGAATACAGAGCGGATGAAACTAATTGATGATGTAAAAAGAAGTAGTGAGATTGCTGGATTGATTGCGGTATCTATGAACTATCGTTCCTGTCAACAAACACTATCTTTAGCAAAACACCATCCGTTTGTACATTCGGCACTTGGGTTTCATCCAGAGCAGATGATTAACAAAAAGGAATGTGAAGAAATTTATAAGTTAATTGAAGCAAATGTAGAACAGCTTGTTGCGATCGGTGAGGTGGGCTTACCGTATTATTTACGGCAAGAAAAGAAAGATATTATGGTAGGCCCTTATATAGAAATATTGGAGAAATTTGTGGCGTTAGCGAAAAGGTACGAATTACCAATTGTGTTACATGCAGTTTATGAAGATGCTGATATTGTATGTAACTTACTTGAACAGTATAAGGTTTCACGTGCGCATTTTCATTGGTTTAAAGGAAGTAAAGAAACGATGGAGCGAATGATCCAAAACGGCTACTACATTTCAATTACACCGGATATTTTACAGAAGGAGAAAATTAGAAAAATCGTATCATTTTATCCACTAGACTATATGATGGTTGAAACAGATGGTCCTTGGGAATTTCAAGCAGGTATTATGACACATCCGTGTATGATTGAAGATGTGTTAAAAGAAATTAGCTTGATAAAAAATATTTCTATAGATAAGGTTGCAGAGCAAATATATCAAAATACAGTTCAGTTTTATGGGAAAAGGTAG
- a CDS encoding DUF3948 family protein, translated as MNNITFNKVDFIGLASGSALLTTFIYAATLI; from the coding sequence ATGAATAACATTACATTTAACAAAGTAGATTTTATTGGACTAGCTAGCGGCTCAGCTCTTCTTACAACTTTCATTTATGCTGCTACGCTCATTTAA
- a CDS encoding sirohydrochlorin chelatase → MKGIVYIGHGSRLQEGNEQFIHFIQSVIKERSENIQKIGFLELTTPTVQDAIAEAIQDGATEILIVPVLLFAAAHYKRDVPFEIEKIQKGHPHITFSVAPPFSTHPFMIELVIKRIREAMPIENSEIILVGRGSGDSQPIHELRQIGAAVEQRISLPVSCSFLTKGTPSFTDELNDRSSSAKHVYVMPYLLFTGLLLQKINRHAKKYANVTTCNCLQFDSYMKSALLERMEEHIHA, encoded by the coding sequence GTGAAAGGCATCGTTTATATTGGACATGGCAGCCGATTACAAGAAGGCAATGAACAGTTCATTCACTTTATTCAATCCGTTATAAAAGAGCGAAGCGAAAATATCCAAAAAATCGGATTTCTTGAACTAACAACACCGACTGTTCAGGATGCAATTGCAGAAGCCATCCAAGACGGTGCGACTGAAATTTTAATAGTTCCCGTTTTATTATTTGCAGCAGCCCATTATAAACGTGATGTCCCTTTTGAAATCGAGAAAATTCAAAAGGGACATCCACACATTACATTTTCAGTTGCACCACCTTTCAGTACGCATCCGTTTATGATTGAACTTGTGATAAAACGAATCCGCGAAGCTATGCCAATAGAAAATAGCGAAATCATACTTGTCGGCCGTGGTAGTGGCGATTCTCAACCTATACATGAATTAAGACAAATTGGAGCAGCTGTCGAGCAAAGGATTTCCTTACCAGTTTCCTGCTCCTTTTTAACAAAAGGAACGCCTTCCTTTACTGATGAACTCAATGATCGGTCATCATCAGCAAAGCATGTATATGTCATGCCCTATCTTCTCTTCACCGGGTTATTACTTCAAAAAATTAATCGGCATGCTAAAAAATACGCTAACGTTACAACTTGTAACTGCCTTCAATTTGATTCCTATATGAAGTCCGCGTTATTGGAGCGAATGGAGGAACATATACATGCATAA
- the modB gene encoding molybdate ABC transporter permease subunit: MTFDTLWSPFFLSLRVAALATIIVMIFGTVIGRVLARSSWRYKVLLETIFLLPMVLPPTVIGFFLIIIFGNNSPVGKWIESLFQHSIMFTSWAAVIASTVVSFPLMYQSAKTGFSIANKQIEDGARDLGASEYQVFLHVTLPLAFPALLSGMILSFVRALGEFGATLMFAGNIPGKTQTIPTAIYMAIDASNMQLAWTLVIITVGMSLLFLLCIQLINKRITTS, from the coding sequence ATGACATTTGATACACTTTGGTCGCCTTTTTTTCTTTCCTTACGAGTAGCTGCACTCGCCACCATTATTGTGATGATTTTTGGCACAGTTATCGGACGAGTATTAGCTCGCTCCTCATGGCGCTATAAAGTGTTATTAGAAACTATTTTTCTGTTACCGATGGTGCTTCCGCCAACGGTTATTGGATTCTTTCTCATTATTATTTTTGGGAATAACAGCCCCGTTGGAAAGTGGATTGAATCATTATTTCAACACTCTATTATGTTTACATCATGGGCGGCTGTTATCGCTTCAACAGTCGTTTCATTCCCACTGATGTATCAATCGGCAAAGACAGGGTTTTCTATTGCAAACAAGCAAATTGAAGATGGTGCCCGTGATCTTGGAGCAAGTGAATATCAAGTCTTTTTACACGTCACACTACCACTTGCATTTCCTGCACTACTTAGCGGAATGATTTTAAGCTTTGTACGTGCACTTGGCGAGTTTGGAGCAACACTTATGTTTGCTGGTAACATTCCAGGAAAAACACAAACAATTCCTACAGCTATTTATATGGCGATTGACGCAAGTAACATGCAGCTCGCCTGGACGCTTGTTATCATAACAGTCGGTATGTCACTCCTATTCTTATTATGCATCCAACTAATTAATAAAAGAATTACTACTTCTTAA
- a CDS encoding YxeA family protein codes for MKKRVIVTGVAALAMIILLLPTKLGPVIDKYNPFYKTKEYYTIVNDIGQHVGDDWYEYEFVAYDEKGRQQTIKKTVKHMLKKDESLKIFAKGRYGESLVEIDAQNIPMQARSKLLAAR; via the coding sequence ATAAAAAAGCGAGTAATTGTTACTGGAGTTGCGGCACTAGCTATGATTATACTATTACTACCAACAAAGCTTGGGCCAGTAATTGATAAATACAATCCATTTTATAAAACGAAAGAATACTATACAATTGTGAATGATATCGGTCAGCACGTTGGAGATGATTGGTATGAGTATGAGTTTGTTGCATACGATGAAAAAGGCAGACAACAAACAATAAAGAAAACTGTAAAACATATGTTAAAGAAAGATGAATCTTTGAAGATTTTTGCAAAAGGACGTTATGGTGAGTCATTGGTAGAGATAGATGCTCAAAATATTCCTATGCAGGCGAGAAGCAAGCTTTTAGCAGCGAGATAA